CAGAGGAGCCCGATAGTACTTGAGGAAGAATCTTCTACATCTTTGTTCCAATTAAAGCttgagtgaaaaataaatattattaatgtTCCTTTACGATGTATTGCGTGAACCTCTGTGAACCGTTGAAATCGGCGACAGGCGAGAAGCGCTTGAAGGTTCTTCATTTGCCGGGCCTTGATGGATTTTGTTTGTACGTTTTGAACAACCGGTTGGTTCTGCTTTCGGTTATCGACGATCCTTTAGGCATTCTGAATCACTCAAAGGACCTCTTCTTTGATAGCTATAGCTGGTCATCATTAGAAAAAGCCAGTCCGTGTTAACCAAACTGCCACTTAATCAACACTTCATCAACTGTTTCTGGAGAGGAATAAGGTTGGCTTTATGCTGTTCATAAaaacgatttaattttttatttcttcataaaatgaattattttttattatttaatacACATTCGTGACCTCCGATGCAAATAGTTTTACATTTCATGATGTAAAGTCATCGCGTGGCTTGATATTGGGAAACTATGGAACGAGCTGATGTGTTCTGCATTATAAACGAATAGTATATGCGCTGGACATATGATGGACTTTTGCGATGTTCTTCGGATACTGTACACAATTAAAATTGTCGCCTTATGCAGTCGCTTACAATCAAAAATTTTCCTTGATGTTTTCGTACGGAACACAGTTCGCTTCCGCGTACTGCACGAATCGATCGGCGTGAACGATCACACACTCGATCATGGCCAAAACATCACTCTCTGCTTGATGTGCCGATATTAACTCCTTACCCATGGTGCGCTTGTATATTTCCGACAAAGAGTACCCCCTTCGAGTCGGTTTGCCACTATTCAGCCAAGTACCGCAGATTACAGATCCGTTTTGTGAATTTTGATTCGGTCCATTGAACAGCCGCTTACGTGCCGCCCGTACTTTTGCAGTTGACAGCGAAGATTGCTTTTCCGATTCATTGAAAGATTGTTCTTTCGCAGGAGCGTTTCTTGATTTTGTGTGTCTATTACTAGGGGTAGTTTCGTTCCGCTTTTGGTAATCGGTCGAACCATCCTCTCCAACCAGGCATTCCAAAGCACTGAAAGCATTATCTTCCTGTTTGATGGCCGTGCTGCCCAGCTGTGAAGCAGGACAGTTGGCTTCAACCAAACTGCTGTTAGGCAACTCTTCGGGAGTCAAATTTAAATAGGAATGTAGCGCTTGTTTGTAGTTCTTTTCAATTTGCTCATCTAAAACTGTCAATTGAGTGGGCGAAGAAGACTCCTCGCTTGACTCACGCTCAAGTTTTTCCATGACGCAAATCGTTTCATACTCAAGCTCCATAAGCTCACTGTCCAAACCTTCGTTATTGTCAATGAATGACCGTTCGAAGTCCGCCTCTATCGCTCGGAAGGCAGGAAGTGTGTCGATGCAAACGAATGGCCCGTCCAACTGCACATCGAGGCTCGCTAGCTGCTTCTTGAGTAGAATAAAGTCAAACCTGTATCCGTTGTGTGCCACAAAGCATATCGGTTTTTGCAAGCGCTCCAGGAATAGTTTCACCATTTCACCGGCACCCGAATCGAACTTCCCCTCATACTGAAGCAAATCGTTGTACAAACCTGCATGAAAACCAAACCGATAACTTTAATCATTAAGGAGGAGCAGAATTGGCCATGAATGCCATGTCTGAGAAGTTTTACCCGTTTTAAGCGATGACCCATGTGAAATCCTTCGAGATGGATTGAAGCAGAGCGATAGCTTGTGCAGTACCCGTGGAAGGCAGCTGATCGTGTCCAGAAGATGCTGTTTGCCACACGCAACCATGGACAATTCGGTTATTGTGGTTCTGTTGAACTCATTCCATGGAAGGCCGGTCGTTTCGAGGTCCAAGAAGACAAACGTTTTAACGTTAGTCATCCCTGTTCCGCACAGGTTTGCGACGCCACCATAGTTCTTCAAACACAGTTGTGAGGATtgcgattttttaaataaacggTAAAATTCATCCGCTTCTACACGTACTCgctttgtttacctttttttggTGACGCTTCATTTATGACGGTTTGATGTGTTTCTCGTACCCAGCAGCTAGCGCGGTGCGACTCCGTATCCTTTGGCAGAAAAATCTTAATAATTTGGTGGccctttttggttttgttttaaaatcgAATGATTGCGAGACCAATATATAATTG
The nucleotide sequence above comes from Anopheles bellator chromosome 1, idAnoBellAS_SP24_06.2, whole genome shotgun sequence. Encoded proteins:
- the LOC131205967 gene encoding uncharacterized protein LOC131205967; the protein is MKRHQKKNYGGVANLCGTGMTNVKTFVFLDLETTGLPWNEFNRTTITELSMVACGKQHLLDTISCLPRVLHKLSLCFNPSRRISHGSSLKTGLYNDLLQYEGKFDSGAGEMVKLFLERLQKPICFVAHNGYRFDFILLKKQLASLDVQLDGPFVCIDTLPAFRAIEADFERSFIDNNEGLDSELMELEYETICVMEKLERESSEESSSPTQLTVLDEQIEKNYKQALHSYLNLTPEELPNSSLVEANCPASQLGSTAIKQEDNAFSALECLVGEDGSTDYQKRNETTPSNRHTKSRNAPAKEQSFNESEKQSSLSTAKVRAARKRLFNGPNQNSQNGSVICGTWLNSGKPTRRGYSLSEIYKRTMGKELISAHQAESDVLAMIECVIVHADRFVQYAEANCVPYENIKENF